The Aerosakkonema funiforme FACHB-1375 genome contains the following window.
TTCATCCATTAACAGGTTATATTGTTAAAATCGGTAACAAATATAAAAACTTTGGGAAACTGTTAGTAGCTATGGGGCGTACTGGGGTCTTATTACTCAACTTGGGCGGGCCAGATCAACTGGAAGATGTCCGTCCCTTTCTGTTTAACCTATTTTCCGACCCGGAAATCATTCGCCTGCCTTTTCCCTGGCTACAAAAACCTCTGGCTTGGTTTATCTCCACAATGCGAGCCAAGAAATCTCAAGAAAATTATCGCCAAATTGGTGGGGGTTCGCCCCTGCGTCAGATTACAGAAGCCCAGGCACAAGCTTTAGAAGCACATTTACAGCAAAAAGGACAACCGGCCAGAGTATACATTGGGATGCGTTACTGGCATCCTTTCACAGAGGAAGCAATTGCCAGGATCAAACGCGATCGGATCGATCGTCTGGTTATCCTGCCCCTTTATCCCCAATTTTCCATCAGCACCAGCGGTTCCAGCTTCCGCCTGATGGAAAAAATCTGGCAAGAAGACCCCTTGCTCAACCGCATTGACTACACCGTCATTCGTTCCTGGTATGAGCAAACCGGTTATTTGCAAGCAATGGCGGATCTAATTGCCCAGGAACTCGATCGCTTTCCCAATCGCGATGAAGTTACCGTCTTTTTTAGCGCCCACGGCGTCCCCGTCAGCTACGTAGAAGAAGCCGGCGACCCCTACCAAAAAGAAATTGAGGAATGCAGTGCTTTAATTATGCAAAACCTCAATAGACCGAACCCCCACGTCCTCGCTTATCAAAGTCGCGTCGGCCCGGTCGAGTGGCTCAAACCCTATACTGAAGATGCGATCGAACAACTCGGCGCTGAGGGAGTTCAAGATTTGGTAGTTGTGCCGATCAGTTTTGTCTCCGAGCATATCGAAACTCTCGAAGAAATCGATATCGAATACCGCGAACTAGCTGAGGAAGCTGGCATTCACAACTTCCGCCGCGTACCCGCCCTCAATACCCATCCCGTATTTATTGACGCCTTAGCAGATTTAGTCATCAATGCTCTCAACTCTCCCAGCGTGAAGCTTGCGGAAGTAACACAGATGAAGAAAAAAGTCAAGATGTACCCCCAAGAGCGTTGGGAGTGGGGACTGACTACTTCTGCGGAAGTTTGGAACGGTCGTGTGGCGATGATTGCTCTGATTGCCTTGCTGTTGGAGCTGATCAGCGGTCAGGGGCCACTGCACTTGGTCGGACTGCTGTAGGGATTTTGGATTTTAGATTTTAGATTTTTGATGGAAAAATGAATCTGAAATCTTGAATCTCAAGGCAAAGAAACCAAACAAACCCGGTTTCTTCAAGAAACCGGGTTTCTGCGAACAATACCAACCGCCAAGCAGTAATGAATAGACATCTCCAAAAATTCTTGTGGGGTAGGCATCCTGCCTGCCCTTTGAAATTCTTTTGGAGCAGATGTCTAATGTTCTTAATTCCACCCCTTTTTCCCCGACGCCCTATGCCCTAAAATCAATCGGGGTTACTTTTGTAGCCGTTCTTTGCCGGTAAACGCTTACTTTGTTTGTACCAGCGATACCAATCACCAGAACTGCGAATTGCCAACCACAG
Protein-coding sequences here:
- the hemH gene encoding ferrochelatase; translated protein: MGRTGVLLLNLGGPDQLEDVRPFLFNLFSDPEIIRLPFPWLQKPLAWFISTMRAKKSQENYRQIGGGSPLRQITEAQAQALEAHLQQKGQPARVYIGMRYWHPFTEEAIARIKRDRIDRLVILPLYPQFSISTSGSSFRLMEKIWQEDPLLNRIDYTVIRSWYEQTGYLQAMADLIAQELDRFPNRDEVTVFFSAHGVPVSYVEEAGDPYQKEIEECSALIMQNLNRPNPHVLAYQSRVGPVEWLKPYTEDAIEQLGAEGVQDLVVVPISFVSEHIETLEEIDIEYRELAEEAGIHNFRRVPALNTHPVFIDALADLVINALNSPSVKLAEVTQMKKKVKMYPQERWEWGLTTSAEVWNGRVAMIALIALLLELISGQGPLHLVGLL